A single region of the Candidatus Omnitrophota bacterium genome encodes:
- a CDS encoding AAA family ATPase, with translation MKRDLERDLFDWKERKDRLPLLLRGARQVGKSYIVEEFGKKAFKNVVIVNFEFKPELKQCFTTLDPIEIINKLQLLTGERIEAEKTLLFLDEIQECSNAIMALRYFKEKHGRLAVIGAGSLMEFALNNSNFRMPVGRIQFIFLEPLSFGEFLTASGNEPLRQYLSEIRLDRTLDDAIHQKLMDLLRIYLIVGGMPAVVKEYLENKNFLNCQRIQNSLLQTYRSDFGKYAKFSEFKYLQKVLDEAPRLVGNRIKYSNIDPDSKSRDVKRALNLLKLAGIIYPVYATAASGLPLGAQANEMKFKLNFLDIGLMQNACGLQTELTLTNNFFQINAGAVAEQFIGQELRAHGDSYLERGLFFWARDKKSSSAEVDYVVAVDSLILPVEVKAGKTGTLKSLKLFIEEKKSLFGLRFSQEKLSLHDKVLTLPLYAVEQMKRLAREVGDAGSEK, from the coding sequence TGTCGTTATCGTTAATTTCGAATTTAAACCTGAACTCAAACAATGTTTTACCACGCTTGATCCTATTGAGATTATTAACAAGCTACAGCTTCTTACGGGTGAACGCATTGAAGCCGAGAAAACATTGCTCTTTCTTGATGAGATTCAGGAATGCTCTAACGCGATTATGGCCTTGCGGTATTTCAAAGAAAAGCATGGCAGACTTGCTGTTATTGGAGCAGGTTCATTGATGGAATTTGCTCTAAACAACTCGAATTTTCGGATGCCGGTAGGCAGGATTCAGTTTATCTTTCTTGAGCCATTATCGTTCGGTGAGTTTTTAACGGCGTCAGGAAATGAGCCTTTGCGTCAATATTTGTCGGAAATACGATTGGATCGCACCCTTGATGACGCGATCCATCAGAAGCTGATGGATTTGTTGCGGATATATCTCATCGTGGGAGGTATGCCAGCTGTGGTTAAAGAGTACCTTGAAAATAAAAACTTTTTAAATTGCCAGCGCATTCAAAATTCTTTGCTTCAAACATATCGCAGTGATTTTGGGAAATACGCGAAATTTTCTGAATTTAAATATTTGCAAAAGGTGCTAGATGAAGCTCCGAGACTCGTCGGCAATCGCATCAAGTATTCCAACATTGATCCGGACAGCAAATCAAGGGACGTTAAGCGGGCGCTCAACCTTTTAAAGTTAGCGGGCATTATTTATCCTGTCTATGCTACGGCGGCTTCGGGTCTTCCTTTAGGAGCGCAAGCGAATGAAATGAAATTTAAACTGAACTTTCTTGATATAGGCCTGATGCAGAATGCCTGCGGTTTGCAAACCGAACTTACATTAACGAATAATTTCTTTCAGATCAATGCTGGTGCTGTGGCTGAGCAGTTTATTGGCCAAGAATTACGGGCTCATGGCGACAGTTATTTAGAGCGCGGTCTTTTTTTCTGGGCGCGTGATAAAAAGAGTAGCTCGGCTGAGGTTGATTACGTCGTGGCGGTTGATTCTCTGATATTGCCGGTGGAGGTTAAGGCAGGCAAAACCGGTACGCTTAAATCTTTAAAATTGTTTATCGAGGAAAAAAAATCGTTGTTTGGCTTGCGTTTTTCGCAGGAGAAATTGTCTTTGCATGATAAAGTGTTAACACTGCCGCTATATGCGGTAGAGCAGATGAAAAGATTGGCTCGGGAAGTGGGGGACGCGGGAAGTGAAAAGTGA
- a CDS encoding helix-turn-helix transcriptional regulator, translated as MIELIKNTKQLGQVIRKRRKELKLTQKEVSDLCNTGNRFISELENGKPTVQLEKVLKIINALGLEVQIVHKGFETWKS; from the coding sequence ATGATTGAGCTTATAAAAAATACAAAACAATTAGGTCAGGTTATTCGCAAGAGACGCAAAGAGTTGAAGCTAACTCAGAAAGAAGTAAGCGATCTCTGTAACACTGGTAATCGCTTTATTTCCGAGCTTGAAAATGGTAAGCCAACTGTTCAGCTTGAGAAAGTATTAAAAATTATCAATGCTCTTGGTTTAGAAGTTCAAATTGTGCATAAAGGGTTTGAGACATGGAAAAGTTAA
- a CDS encoding type II toxin-antitoxin system HipA family toxin, whose translation MEKLNVFFQENIVGFLKVDDNQIWEFQYSPQWLSFKNRFPISISLPLQENRFSHKLSLSFFSNLLPEGDVRAQVANYFNISQDNSYALLKAIGGDCAGALIILPDGESLDLHNDYRVISLDEMDDMIQNLNTKPILVADGHVRLSLAGAQQKIPVFYKDEKIMLPLRNSISTHILKPINLRFPGLIENEFFCMKLAKSIGLDVPEACLLNIKNINALLIDRYDRVFINGKWSRLHQEDFCQALGIASYNKYQSEGGPGIKECVSLGKEFSGNSISDVKRLINWICFNSIIGNADAHAKNISFLYDAKGIKIAPFYDLVSTIFYSGLSKSLAMKIGGAKKIDNIYNKNWVSLAESIDLKADLVLRLKNEMIDMVLREGNKLKKEFAGVSTINDIYKLIEKNTLRLARE comes from the coding sequence ATGGAAAAGTTAAACGTTTTCTTTCAAGAGAATATAGTTGGCTTTCTTAAAGTTGATGATAATCAAATTTGGGAGTTTCAATATTCGCCACAATGGCTGTCATTTAAGAATAGATTTCCCATATCTATTTCTCTCCCATTACAAGAAAACAGGTTTTCTCACAAGCTTTCTTTAAGCTTTTTTTCAAACCTTCTTCCTGAGGGCGATGTTCGCGCTCAAGTTGCTAATTATTTTAATATATCACAAGATAATTCTTATGCGCTGCTAAAGGCTATCGGAGGGGATTGTGCTGGAGCTTTGATTATTTTGCCTGACGGAGAATCTTTAGATTTACATAATGATTATCGTGTCATTTCTTTAGACGAAATGGATGATATGATTCAGAATCTTAATACCAAGCCTATTTTGGTTGCTGATGGCCATGTCCGATTATCTCTTGCTGGTGCGCAACAGAAGATTCCTGTTTTTTATAAAGATGAGAAAATAATGCTTCCGTTAAGGAATAGTATCAGTACGCATATTTTAAAGCCTATTAATTTGCGATTTCCGGGCTTAATTGAAAATGAATTTTTTTGTATGAAATTGGCAAAAAGTATTGGGCTTGATGTTCCTGAAGCATGTTTATTAAATATTAAAAATATCAATGCCCTTTTAATTGATCGCTATGACAGGGTTTTTATTAATGGGAAATGGAGTAGGTTACATCAAGAAGATTTTTGTCAGGCATTAGGAATAGCTTCGTATAATAAGTATCAATCAGAGGGAGGCCCTGGAATTAAAGAATGTGTTTCTTTAGGAAAAGAGTTCTCTGGCAATTCAATATCTGATGTAAAACGTTTGATCAATTGGATTTGTTTTAATAGTATTATCGGCAATGCGGATGCTCATGCTAAGAATATTTCTTTTTTGTATGATGCCAAAGGAATTAAAATAGCACCTTTCTATGATTTAGTTAGCACGATATTTTATTCGGGACTATCTAAAAGCTTAGCTATGAAAATTGGCGGGGCAAAGAAAATTGACAATATTTATAATAAGAATTGGGTGTCATTAGCTGAATCAATTGATCTTAAGGCGGATTTAGTTTTGCGGTTAAAGAATGAAATGATTGATATGGTTTTGAGAGAAGGAAATAAATTAAAGAAAGAGTTCGCAGGCGTATCGACAATTAACGATATTTACAAATTAATTGAAAAGAATACCTTAAGGTTAGCCAGGGAGTAA
- a CDS encoding thermonuclease family protein, which produces MTKTLSSHFYQTILKKIKDEIVRGRKTIEESYRREVLKTHWNIGQILEQPFVGELGCNSERASMVSKLAKDLNRPRSFFYDLSKFYRFYSSIPKTSLSWSHYSNLIRVEDEKERKKLEDKAIKESLSALKLYQLIFSEKIEKKKKEENKQLEILAKPGILPCIRGKLYRYRCLFRKGIPCAKAQALVDMGFGFLRTINIPDWKSNGSPTPIRSYKNKKGYFVRRATKHPEYLYTYQATVTRVIDGDTIILNIDLGFDSWIEQKLRLRGIDTPEISSVSGIAAKEYVKKICAKVDFVICKTYKEDKYGRYLADILYHLNEKDPELVAEKGTYLNQELIDQGYAVIY; this is translated from the coding sequence ATGACAAAAACTCTTTCTAGTCATTTTTATCAGACAATTTTAAAGAAAATTAAAGATGAGATTGTTCGCGGAAGAAAAACAATTGAAGAATCTTATCGACGAGAAGTGCTAAAGACGCATTGGAATATTGGGCAAATCTTAGAGCAGCCATTTGTGGGTGAGCTTGGATGTAATTCTGAGCGTGCAAGTATGGTTTCAAAGCTTGCGAAGGATTTAAATCGCCCAAGAAGTTTTTTTTATGATTTATCGAAGTTTTACCGTTTTTATTCGTCTATCCCAAAGACATCTTTGTCGTGGAGTCACTATTCTAATCTGATTCGCGTTGAAGATGAAAAAGAGCGCAAAAAGCTTGAAGATAAGGCGATCAAAGAATCGCTGTCAGCGCTAAAACTTTATCAGTTAATTTTTTCAGAAAAAATCGAGAAGAAAAAGAAAGAGGAAAATAAACAGCTTGAGATTTTGGCAAAGCCGGGAATTTTGCCATGTATTCGAGGCAAGCTTTATCGATATCGATGCTTGTTTCGTAAAGGTATCCCTTGTGCTAAAGCTCAAGCGTTGGTGGATATGGGATTTGGCTTTTTGCGTACTATCAATATTCCTGATTGGAAAAGCAATGGAAGCCCAACGCCGATTCGTTCTTATAAAAATAAAAAAGGTTATTTTGTTCGTCGTGCGACAAAACATCCAGAATATCTTTATACATACCAGGCAACTGTAACGCGCGTGATTGACGGGGATACGATTATTTTAAACATTGATCTTGGTTTTGATTCATGGATTGAGCAAAAATTACGTTTGCGAGGCATTGACACGCCTGAGATTTCATCGGTTTCAGGAATAGCGGCCAAAGAGTATGTTAAGAAAATTTGTGCAAAAGTTGATTTTGTTATTTGCAAAACATACAAAGAAGATAAGTATGGTCGATATTTGGCGGATATTCTTTACCACTTGAATGAAAAGGACCCAGAGCTTGTTGCTGAAAAAGGGACATATCTTAATCAAGAACTTATTGATCAAGGGTATGCGGTTATTTATTGA
- a CDS encoding type II toxin-antitoxin system Y4mF family antitoxin, with protein MANMVFQIKELRKKIGLTQVEFAKRAGVGLRFLRELEQGKATVRMDKLVRVLDFLGYHLELRKNEAK; from the coding sequence ATGGCTAATATGGTTTTCCAAATAAAAGAATTGCGTAAGAAAATTGGCTTAACTCAAGTGGAATTTGCTAAGAGGGCTGGAGTTGGTTTGCGTTTTTTAAGGGAGCTTGAGCAAGGGAAAGCCACTGTGAGAATGGATAAGCTTGTGCGTGTTCTGGATTTTTTGGGATATCATTTGGAATTAAGGAAGAATGAGGCGAAATGA
- a CDS encoding HipA N-terminal domain-containing protein, with protein MNIMRKAEVFYNDELAGYLSEATSGYIFQYDFEFLKKNIPIAVSLPPRAEPYQSKELFPFFKGLLPEGWYLDIVSATQKIDSKDYFGLLIGTASADTAGSVTIQKVDTGHE; from the coding sequence ATGAATATCATGAGAAAAGCGGAAGTTTTTTATAATGACGAATTGGCAGGATACTTGTCAGAGGCTACAAGTGGGTATATCTTTCAATATGATTTTGAATTCTTAAAGAAAAACATCCCGATTGCAGTGTCTTTACCTCCTCGCGCAGAGCCGTATCAGTCTAAAGAATTGTTTCCATTTTTTAAGGGACTTTTACCTGAAGGATGGTATTTAGATATTGTTAGCGCAACGCAAAAAATTGACAGCAAAGATTATTTTGGGTTGCTGATTGGCACGGCTAGCGCAGACACAGCTGGCAGTGTTACTATTCAGAAAGTTGATACGGGCCATGAATAA